One window of Athalia rosae chromosome 2, iyAthRosa1.1, whole genome shotgun sequence genomic DNA carries:
- the LOC105685729 gene encoding fidgetin-like protein 1 isoform X1, which produces MPCYMLYCIYSAAYQQSQHGGSRAYRRLTFRGFLRRSSSSIQPQNSQTKDDPLLVLWLRSLKFSNTSNDPLESVQIERRCLATKYISSKKSNNEHMANYLLKNGLESYHQLIDDKAGVNNYSSHIEALKPNGYKGTIDWKSSLKDPNIALQFVKPVQCQKDNLLDCKGKEFNDQHVKNIVDVWKSEGESKSRKILLQKPFTQNTATKQTIPSGNPIAKPTASSIFGNTQNQMNSNKGENQHYVSTNPVGLHGRVPQNLPNSSAPTTSKLNLRVLNSHSGTNRGIGSKNNEPAYRRNIRPVFSKYETSSNSSQEETDEPYFKKNTPQMFKTAKEELHAQQLKRNKGAPQKRTLGGKPPINSQFVCPIKRNDEQEEEVNGCEDERLKNIDPKMIELIKNEIMDSGAPVSWDDIAGLEFAKTTIKEIVVFPLLRPDIFTGLRRPPKGILLFGPPGTGKTLIGKCIASQSKSTFFSISASSLTSKWIGEGEKMVRALFAVARVHQPAVVFIDEIDSLLSQRSETEHESSRRIKTEFLVQLDGAATAEEDRILVVGATNRPQELDEAARRRLVKRLYVPLPEFEARCQIIENLLRCERHNLSSQDISEIARLSEGYSGADMTNLCKEASMGPIRSISFADLQNIQEGDVRGVTAEDFKNALSYVRSSVSPDDLATYVSWDRTYGTGTAQMYQGGT; this is translated from the exons ATGCCATGCTATAtgttatattgtatatacagtGCGGCGTACCAACAGTCTCAACATGGCGGCTCCCGGGCGTATCGACGTTTGACGTTTAGAGGGTTTCTCCGGAG AAGTAGTAGTTCCATACAACCTCAGAATTCTCAGACGAAAGATGACCCTTTATTGGTGCTTTGGCTTCGTTCGTTGAAGTTTTCTAATACCTCCAACGATCCCTTGGAAAGTGTACAAATAGAGAGGAGATGTCTTGCCACCAAGTACATCAGTTCTAAGAAGTC CAACAATGAGCACATGGCTAACTACTTGTTGAAAAATGGCCTGGAAAGCTACCATCAGCTGATTGACGACAAAGCAGGGGTGAACAATTATTCATCACACATTGAAGCCCTGAAACCTAATGGATATAAGGGTACTATTGATTGGAAATCTTCTCTAAAAGATCCAAATATAGCTCTGCAATTTGTCAAGCCTGTGCagtgtcaaaaagacaattTGCTGGATTGTAAAGGCAAAGAGTTTAATGATCAACATGTAAAAAACATTGTTGATGTTTGGAAAAGCGAAGGAGAGTCAAAAAGCCGTAAAATATTGCTTCAAAAACCATTTACCCAGAACACAGCAACCAAGCAAACAATCCCTTCAGGAAATCCTATTGCAAAACCAACTGCGAGTAGTATCTTCGGCAACACTCAAAATCAAATGAACTCTAACAAAGGCGAAAACCAACATTATGTCTCTACAAATCCAGTTGGGTTACATGGAAGAGTTCCTCAAAATCTACCAAATTCATCCGCTCCAACCACAAGCAAGCTGAATCTCAGAGTACTCAATAGTCATTCAGGTACAAACAGGGGCATAGGCAGTAAAAATAATGAGCCAGCTTACCGACGAAATATTCGGCCGGTGTTTTCGAAATATGAAACATCTAGCAATTCCAGTCAGGAAGAAACTGACGAACCATATTTCAAGAAAAATACTCCTCAAATGTTCAAAACTGCTAAGGAGGAGCTCCATGCACAGCagttaaaaagaaataaaggtgCACCTCAGAAACGTACGTTGGGGGGTAAGCCACCAATCAATAGTCAATTTGTCTGTCCGATCAAACGAAACGatgaacaagaagaagaggtGAATGGTTGCGAAGATGAGAGATTGAAAAACATAGATCcaaaaatgattgaattaattaaaaatgagaTCATGGACTCTGGAGCACCGGTTTCTTGGGATGACATAGCAGGGCTGGAGTTCGCTAAAACAACCATAAAAGAAATCGTCGTATTTCCTTTATTAAGACCAGACATTTTCACAGGGTTGCGGCGACCCCCAAAAggtattttgttatttggTCCTCCAGGTACTGGAAAAACATTGATTGGAAAATGCATAGCTTCACAGAGCAaatctacctttttttctatatctgCGAGCTCTTTAACATCTAAGTGGATtggggaaggagaaaaaatggtACGAGCGTTATTCGCTGTTGCACGTGTCCATCAACCAGCCGTCGTTTTTATAGATGAAATAGATTCGTTGCTGAGTCAGAGATCTGAAACCGAACATGAAAGTTCAAGAAGAATTAAGACTGAGTTTTTGGTACAGTTAGATGGAGCAGCGACTGCTGAAGAAGATCGAATTTTAGTAGTTGGTGCAACAAACAGGCCTCAAGAACTAGACGAGGCTGCACGTAGGAGATTAGTGAAACGTTTGTACGTTCCTCTGCCAGAATTTGAGGCTCGATGTCAGATAATAGAAAATCTTTTGCGCTGTGAGCGTCATAATTTATCATCTCAAGACATTTCCGAAATCGCAAGACTTTCCGAAGGATATTCTGGGGCTGATATGACAAATCTTTGCAAAGAAGCCAGCATGGGACCGATCAGAAGTATATCATTTGCTGATTTACAAAATATACAAGAGGGCGACGTTAGAGGGGTCACCGCAGAGGATTTCAAAAATGCACTCAGTTATGTTCGTTCTAGCGTCTCACCAGATGACTTAGCTACGTATGTGTCATGGGATCGAACCTATGGAACAGGTACGGCACAAATGTACCAAGGAGGAACTTAA
- the LOC105685729 gene encoding fidgetin-like protein 1 isoform X2, with translation MFVPERSSSSIQPQNSQTKDDPLLVLWLRSLKFSNTSNDPLESVQIERRCLATKYISSKKSNNEHMANYLLKNGLESYHQLIDDKAGVNNYSSHIEALKPNGYKGTIDWKSSLKDPNIALQFVKPVQCQKDNLLDCKGKEFNDQHVKNIVDVWKSEGESKSRKILLQKPFTQNTATKQTIPSGNPIAKPTASSIFGNTQNQMNSNKGENQHYVSTNPVGLHGRVPQNLPNSSAPTTSKLNLRVLNSHSGTNRGIGSKNNEPAYRRNIRPVFSKYETSSNSSQEETDEPYFKKNTPQMFKTAKEELHAQQLKRNKGAPQKRTLGGKPPINSQFVCPIKRNDEQEEEVNGCEDERLKNIDPKMIELIKNEIMDSGAPVSWDDIAGLEFAKTTIKEIVVFPLLRPDIFTGLRRPPKGILLFGPPGTGKTLIGKCIASQSKSTFFSISASSLTSKWIGEGEKMVRALFAVARVHQPAVVFIDEIDSLLSQRSETEHESSRRIKTEFLVQLDGAATAEEDRILVVGATNRPQELDEAARRRLVKRLYVPLPEFEARCQIIENLLRCERHNLSSQDISEIARLSEGYSGADMTNLCKEASMGPIRSISFADLQNIQEGDVRGVTAEDFKNALSYVRSSVSPDDLATYVSWDRTYGTGTAQMYQGGT, from the exons ATGTTTGTGCCTGAAAGAAGTAGTAGTTCCATACAACCTCAGAATTCTCAGACGAAAGATGACCCTTTATTGGTGCTTTGGCTTCGTTCGTTGAAGTTTTCTAATACCTCCAACGATCCCTTGGAAAGTGTACAAATAGAGAGGAGATGTCTTGCCACCAAGTACATCAGTTCTAAGAAGTC CAACAATGAGCACATGGCTAACTACTTGTTGAAAAATGGCCTGGAAAGCTACCATCAGCTGATTGACGACAAAGCAGGGGTGAACAATTATTCATCACACATTGAAGCCCTGAAACCTAATGGATATAAGGGTACTATTGATTGGAAATCTTCTCTAAAAGATCCAAATATAGCTCTGCAATTTGTCAAGCCTGTGCagtgtcaaaaagacaattTGCTGGATTGTAAAGGCAAAGAGTTTAATGATCAACATGTAAAAAACATTGTTGATGTTTGGAAAAGCGAAGGAGAGTCAAAAAGCCGTAAAATATTGCTTCAAAAACCATTTACCCAGAACACAGCAACCAAGCAAACAATCCCTTCAGGAAATCCTATTGCAAAACCAACTGCGAGTAGTATCTTCGGCAACACTCAAAATCAAATGAACTCTAACAAAGGCGAAAACCAACATTATGTCTCTACAAATCCAGTTGGGTTACATGGAAGAGTTCCTCAAAATCTACCAAATTCATCCGCTCCAACCACAAGCAAGCTGAATCTCAGAGTACTCAATAGTCATTCAGGTACAAACAGGGGCATAGGCAGTAAAAATAATGAGCCAGCTTACCGACGAAATATTCGGCCGGTGTTTTCGAAATATGAAACATCTAGCAATTCCAGTCAGGAAGAAACTGACGAACCATATTTCAAGAAAAATACTCCTCAAATGTTCAAAACTGCTAAGGAGGAGCTCCATGCACAGCagttaaaaagaaataaaggtgCACCTCAGAAACGTACGTTGGGGGGTAAGCCACCAATCAATAGTCAATTTGTCTGTCCGATCAAACGAAACGatgaacaagaagaagaggtGAATGGTTGCGAAGATGAGAGATTGAAAAACATAGATCcaaaaatgattgaattaattaaaaatgagaTCATGGACTCTGGAGCACCGGTTTCTTGGGATGACATAGCAGGGCTGGAGTTCGCTAAAACAACCATAAAAGAAATCGTCGTATTTCCTTTATTAAGACCAGACATTTTCACAGGGTTGCGGCGACCCCCAAAAggtattttgttatttggTCCTCCAGGTACTGGAAAAACATTGATTGGAAAATGCATAGCTTCACAGAGCAaatctacctttttttctatatctgCGAGCTCTTTAACATCTAAGTGGATtggggaaggagaaaaaatggtACGAGCGTTATTCGCTGTTGCACGTGTCCATCAACCAGCCGTCGTTTTTATAGATGAAATAGATTCGTTGCTGAGTCAGAGATCTGAAACCGAACATGAAAGTTCAAGAAGAATTAAGACTGAGTTTTTGGTACAGTTAGATGGAGCAGCGACTGCTGAAGAAGATCGAATTTTAGTAGTTGGTGCAACAAACAGGCCTCAAGAACTAGACGAGGCTGCACGTAGGAGATTAGTGAAACGTTTGTACGTTCCTCTGCCAGAATTTGAGGCTCGATGTCAGATAATAGAAAATCTTTTGCGCTGTGAGCGTCATAATTTATCATCTCAAGACATTTCCGAAATCGCAAGACTTTCCGAAGGATATTCTGGGGCTGATATGACAAATCTTTGCAAAGAAGCCAGCATGGGACCGATCAGAAGTATATCATTTGCTGATTTACAAAATATACAAGAGGGCGACGTTAGAGGGGTCACCGCAGAGGATTTCAAAAATGCACTCAGTTATGTTCGTTCTAGCGTCTCACCAGATGACTTAGCTACGTATGTGTCATGGGATCGAACCTATGGAACAGGTACGGCACAAATGTACCAAGGAGGAACTTAA